One genomic window of Mucilaginibacter sp. SJ includes the following:
- a CDS encoding DinB family protein: MTTSQKLFNQLESVLSGEPWYGPSVYSIVDGISFEAAYEKPAGSIHNIAGIILHMVGWTEEVMDRMNGMEAQLPVRGDWPEPGLPDEQKWKWIVEDLKLVNVNLAGFIQNFPEEKWREPVMGKQDRELGTGETYEQQVNGLIQHHIYHSAQIALLNRMING, translated from the coding sequence ATGACAACTTCTCAAAAATTATTTAACCAGCTCGAAAGCGTTTTATCCGGTGAGCCATGGTATGGCCCCTCGGTTTATTCCATCGTTGACGGTATCAGCTTTGAAGCGGCTTATGAAAAGCCTGCCGGTTCAATCCATAACATAGCAGGTATTATACTGCATATGGTAGGCTGGACAGAAGAAGTAATGGACCGCATGAACGGCATGGAAGCCCAGCTGCCGGTGCGCGGTGACTGGCCCGAGCCCGGCCTGCCCGACGAACAAAAGTGGAAATGGATTGTTGAAGATTTAAAACTGGTTAACGTAAATCTGGCGGGCTTTATCCAAAATTTTCCGGAGGAAAAATGGCGTGAACCTGTTATGGGAAAGCAGGACAGGGAGTTAGGGACAGGTGAAACTTATGAGCAACAGGTGAACGGTTTGATCCAACATCATATTTATCATTCCGCGCAAATTGCTCTATTAAACAGGATGATTAATGGCTGA
- a CDS encoding CoA-binding protein, producing MADKKTLILGATPDTSRYANLAATRLVERGHTIVNVGIKTGEVAGVPIEKPETIHHDIDTITLYVGPQNQPPLYDYILNTNPKRIIFNPGTENTELRRKANEKGIETAYACTLVMLSIGEY from the coding sequence ATGGCTGATAAGAAAACATTAATATTAGGGGCAACACCCGATACCAGCAGGTACGCCAACTTAGCTGCTACCCGCCTGGTTGAACGCGGACATACCATTGTTAACGTTGGCATAAAAACAGGCGAGGTTGCCGGTGTCCCTATCGAAAAACCTGAAACCATACATCATGATATCGATACCATAACGCTGTATGTTGGGCCGCAAAACCAACCTCCTCTATATGATTACATATTGAATACGAATCCCAAACGCATTATATTTAACCCCGGAACAGAAAATACCGAACTGAGGCGCAAGGCCAATGAAAAAGGCATTGAAACTGCGTATGCCTGTACCCTGGTGATGCTATCGATAGGGGAGTATTAA
- a CDS encoding ABC transporter ATP-binding protein — MKIYFRLLSFARPIGKFAFPYFICTLLSVIFNTLNIALLAPLLTTIFDKHAATAVIVKPQNWWDPIKDFEFLAHTANQHYGPLGALKFVCTAIVSSVLLSNVFRYLSQRIMENLRIYTLLNLRRTVFNNVMNLHLGYFSNERKGDILSKISADVQVVQFSVTGTLQVAFKEPFQLIAYLVMLFVISVKLTLFSMLIIPISAFIISRIVKRLKEQAAESQQTYSNMISNLDEALSGIKIIKAFNAVPFIKNRFDHENREYSRITRSMAKRQQMASPVSEFLGVLMVAGIVLYGGSLIISGTGTLAASDFIVYIALFSQVMRPAKAISDSFSNIHSGIAAGERVLALIDEKPLIVDAPNATELTGFEDKVKFENVSFAYTVKPDVKQAADSSKPLLETEKYVLKDINFEIPKGKTVALVGPSGGGKSTLMDLLPRFSEPQSGTISIDGKNIQTVTMESLRALMGIVNQESILFNDTIFNNIAFGKPNVTQQEVEAAARIANAHNFIMETAKGYQTNTGDRGTKLSGGQRQRICIARAVLNNPPIMLLDEATSALDTESEKLVQEALNNLMQNRTSLIIAHRLSTIQNADIILVLENGCIVERGSHLELLQNNGLYRKLIDMQAFNSGE; from the coding sequence ATGAAGATTTATTTCAGGCTTCTGTCATTTGCCCGTCCAATAGGAAAATTCGCGTTTCCTTACTTTATATGTACTTTGCTGTCGGTAATATTTAACACGCTCAATATAGCGCTGCTTGCACCGCTGCTTACCACAATTTTTGACAAGCATGCCGCAACTGCCGTAATAGTTAAGCCTCAAAACTGGTGGGACCCGATTAAGGATTTTGAATTTCTTGCCCATACAGCCAATCAGCATTATGGACCGCTTGGTGCTTTAAAGTTTGTTTGTACAGCAATTGTATCATCAGTGTTGTTAAGCAACGTATTCAGGTATTTATCGCAGCGAATAATGGAAAACCTGCGTATTTACACACTACTTAACCTGCGCCGCACCGTATTTAATAACGTAATGAACCTGCATTTGGGATACTTTAGTAACGAGCGCAAAGGCGATATCCTATCAAAAATTTCGGCAGACGTACAGGTGGTGCAATTTTCGGTCACCGGTACTTTACAGGTTGCTTTCAAAGAACCTTTTCAATTGATAGCCTACCTGGTAATGCTGTTTGTAATATCCGTTAAATTAACTCTATTCTCCATGCTGATAATCCCGATTTCAGCATTTATCATATCGAGGATAGTGAAACGCCTTAAAGAACAGGCCGCCGAATCGCAGCAAACTTACAGTAACATGATCAGCAATCTGGATGAAGCTTTATCGGGCATTAAGATCATCAAAGCATTTAATGCTGTTCCGTTTATAAAAAACCGTTTCGATCACGAAAACAGGGAATATTCCAGAATTACCCGTTCAATGGCCAAGAGACAGCAAATGGCCTCGCCTGTGTCTGAGTTTTTAGGAGTTTTGATGGTTGCCGGCATCGTGCTATACGGCGGCTCGTTAATTATAAGTGGCACCGGCACACTGGCCGCCTCCGACTTTATCGTTTATATTGCCCTGTTTTCGCAGGTTATGCGCCCGGCCAAGGCCATATCAGATTCATTCAGCAATATTCATTCGGGTATAGCAGCGGGCGAACGCGTATTGGCACTGATAGATGAGAAACCGCTAATTGTTGACGCACCAAATGCAACAGAACTTACCGGATTTGAGGACAAGGTTAAATTTGAAAACGTATCATTTGCCTATACTGTTAAACCTGATGTTAAACAAGCTGCAGACAGCAGTAAACCACTGTTGGAAACCGAAAAGTATGTACTAAAAGACATTAACTTCGAAATACCGAAAGGAAAAACTGTGGCCCTCGTTGGGCCATCGGGCGGGGGGAAATCAACTTTAATGGATTTGCTGCCCCGGTTTAGCGAACCCCAGTCCGGGACGATCTCTATCGATGGGAAAAATATCCAAACCGTTACCATGGAATCATTAAGGGCTTTAATGGGAATAGTCAACCAGGAGTCTATTTTATTTAACGATACCATTTTCAACAATATCGCCTTCGGCAAACCTAATGTAACACAACAAGAAGTGGAAGCCGCCGCGCGCATAGCCAACGCCCATAATTTTATTATGGAAACAGCTAAAGGTTACCAAACCAACACAGGTGACCGCGGCACTAAACTATCCGGAGGCCAGCGCCAACGAATCTGTATAGCCCGTGCGGTGTTGAACAACCCGCCAATCATGCTATTGGATGAGGCAACATCTGCACTAGATACCGAATCGGAAAAACTTGTTCAGGAAGCTTTGAATAACCTGATGCAGAACCGGACATCGCTTATAATTGCACATCGTTTAAGCACCATACAAAATGCCGATATCATTCTTGTTCTTGAAAATGGCTGCATTGTTGAACGCGGTTCGCACCTTGAGTTACTGCAAAACAATGGTTTATACAGGAAATTGATAGACATGCAGGCGTTTAACAGCGGGGAATGA
- a CDS encoding glycosyltransferase — translation MEQKLISIALCTYNGEKHLAEQLDSIVNQTYKNLEIVIVDDCSTDNSYNIALGYAENDKRIRCFRNKTNLGFNKNFENALNLTTGDYIAISDQDDIWMDTKIYELLNNIGDNWLVFSNSVYIEDDGTVTDKPLLLNFKYLQRNYMAFLLGNFVTGHTTLMAREFLEHIFPFPENGYYDWWMGFVASYNHKLRYVDKILTQYRIHEKSVIQQSLAADAEKQKKLYFALNSTMQSNYLTYKGLNNSDKKFILNLKKAYHQVNYPYYNLKLIHLLYSQYLNLFPYLKKRKGISRLLFVLKYARRVKE, via the coding sequence ATGGAGCAAAAATTAATATCTATTGCACTCTGTACTTACAATGGTGAAAAGCATCTTGCTGAACAATTGGATAGTATTGTTAACCAGACTTATAAAAACCTCGAAATTGTTATTGTTGATGACTGCTCAACGGACAACTCTTATAACATTGCTTTGGGCTATGCTGAAAACGATAAGAGGATTAGGTGTTTCCGGAATAAAACTAACTTAGGCTTTAATAAAAATTTTGAGAATGCGCTTAATTTAACCACCGGCGATTATATAGCTATCAGCGATCAGGACGATATCTGGATGGATACTAAAATCTATGAGCTGTTGAATAACATTGGTGACAACTGGCTTGTTTTTTCAAATTCCGTCTATATAGAAGATGATGGTACAGTAACGGATAAACCGTTGCTATTAAATTTTAAGTATCTGCAAAGAAACTACATGGCATTTCTTTTAGGTAATTTTGTTACCGGGCACACAACTTTAATGGCAAGGGAGTTTTTGGAGCATATTTTTCCTTTCCCCGAAAATGGCTATTATGATTGGTGGATGGGTTTTGTAGCAAGTTATAATCATAAGTTGAGATATGTTGATAAAATATTAACGCAATACCGCATTCATGAGAAATCGGTGATTCAACAGAGCTTAGCAGCAGATGCGGAAAAACAAAAAAAGTTATACTTTGCCCTTAACAGCACCATGCAGTCAAACTATTTGACATATAAGGGATTAAACAATAGTGATAAAAAATTCATTCTTAATCTTAAAAAAGCATATCACCAGGTAAACTATCCTTATTATAATCTTAAACTTATACATTTACTTTATAGCCAATATTTAAATCTGTTTCCTTACCTCAAAAAAAGGAAAGGAATATCCAGGCTATTATTTGTACTGAAGTATGCCCGAAGGGTAAAAGAATAA
- a CDS encoding glycosyltransferase family 2 protein: protein MYNTHIKKGISVVIPNYNGARLLAENLPSVYAALKSSGLNHEIIVSDDASTDNSVEFIRANYPDIVLICNHTNAGFSVNINRGIAAAKLELVLLLNSDIKPGENYFEQQIKYFDHPDTFGVMGKIIDEGSGNVAESCKYPLFSFFKVNHFKNISIDFAAEAYSYYLSGANALVSRDKLNELNGFNEIFSPFYHEDIDLSLRAWENGWKCYYEPKAVCFHAVSATIKSHNSKKNIKTISTRNKLLLHYFHLDDMRLYIWQIITILSLPLKWLAGKAYYLQAYRLYLQRLNAMKVYKLAFKQHAVQRQRYIPYTIIKKQIKTALDQILNAQTK, encoded by the coding sequence ATGTATAATACCCATATTAAGAAAGGTATATCCGTAGTAATACCCAATTATAACGGGGCCAGATTATTAGCAGAAAATCTGCCTTCGGTATATGCAGCACTGAAAAGCAGCGGGCTTAATCATGAGATTATTGTTAGCGACGATGCATCAACAGACAACAGTGTTGAATTCATCAGGGCAAACTATCCCGATATTGTCCTGATCTGCAACCATACAAACGCCGGTTTTTCTGTTAACATTAACAGAGGTATAGCCGCGGCAAAGCTCGAATTGGTATTGTTGCTTAATAGCGATATAAAACCTGGCGAAAATTATTTTGAACAACAAATAAAATACTTTGACCATCCCGATACTTTTGGCGTAATGGGTAAGATCATTGATGAAGGCTCAGGCAATGTTGCCGAATCATGTAAATATCCTTTATTCTCCTTTTTTAAGGTCAACCATTTTAAAAATATATCCATTGATTTCGCCGCTGAGGCTTACTCATACTATCTAAGCGGGGCCAATGCACTGGTAAGCCGCGATAAGCTTAACGAGCTTAACGGTTTTAACGAGATTTTTTCACCATTTTATCATGAAGATATCGACCTGTCATTAAGAGCCTGGGAAAATGGCTGGAAATGTTATTATGAGCCCAAAGCTGTTTGTTTCCATGCCGTTTCGGCAACTATAAAATCACATAATTCAAAAAAAAACATCAAAACTATCAGTACCCGCAATAAACTGCTGCTTCATTATTTTCATTTGGATGATATGCGCCTTTATATTTGGCAAATAATAACCATATTATCATTACCGCTGAAATGGCTTGCTGGCAAAGCTTATTATTTACAGGCATACCGCCTTTATTTGCAAAGGTTAAATGCCATGAAAGTTTATAAGCTCGCTTTTAAACAACATGCTGTCCAAAGGCAACGTTATATCCCGTATACAATAATTAAAAAACAAATAAAGACCGCACTCGATCAAATTTTAAACGCACAAACGAAATAA
- a CDS encoding glycosyltransferase family 9 protein — translation MADINHIKTPHILISRVDAIGDVVLTLPMAAYLKILLPGATISFLGRTYTQPVIKTCQAVDEFINYDELKKLSADEQMAFLKSKNIDAIIHVLPNKHIARIAKQAGIKLRIGTTNRIFHWHTCNKLVKLSRKKSDLHEAQLNLVLLKPLGLEHVPSLPEIIAHNNFQNNVELTPALEAVLANDKFNLIIHPKSHGSGMEWGLDNFAELINRLSGGQFNIIITGSDKEMDVLKNWIKTLPVHVLDMTGKMSLSELIGFIFNADGLLASGTGPLHLAAAAGINTLGLFPSLRPIHPGRWGPLGKKAGYLESHTDNLDVITPDIVAEKIATWYDNKFSNV, via the coding sequence ATGGCTGATATCAATCATATCAAAACACCTCATATATTAATTAGCAGAGTTGATGCCATTGGAGATGTTGTGCTTACACTCCCCATGGCCGCTTATCTAAAAATATTGCTACCAGGCGCAACAATATCCTTTTTAGGTCGTACCTATACCCAGCCGGTGATTAAAACATGCCAGGCTGTTGATGAATTTATCAATTACGATGAGCTTAAAAAACTATCGGCCGATGAGCAGATGGCTTTTTTAAAAAGCAAAAATATAGATGCAATTATTCATGTATTGCCCAATAAACATATTGCCAGAATAGCAAAACAGGCAGGTATTAAACTCCGGATCGGAACAACCAACAGGATATTTCATTGGCACACCTGTAACAAGCTGGTAAAATTAAGCCGTAAAAAATCAGATCTGCATGAGGCGCAGCTCAACCTGGTCCTCTTAAAACCATTAGGCCTTGAGCATGTACCTTCTTTACCTGAAATTATAGCACATAATAATTTCCAAAATAATGTTGAGCTTACGCCAGCTTTGGAAGCTGTACTTGCAAACGATAAATTTAACCTGATCATTCATCCAAAATCACATGGCAGCGGTATGGAGTGGGGGCTGGATAATTTTGCGGAACTGATAAACCGTTTATCCGGCGGGCAATTTAACATTATTATAACAGGCTCAGACAAAGAAATGGATGTCCTTAAAAACTGGATAAAAACCCTGCCCGTCCATGTATTGGATATGACCGGCAAAATGTCGCTGAGTGAGCTCATTGGTTTCATATTTAATGCAGACGGATTACTTGCTTCGGGTACAGGACCGCTGCATCTGGCCGCGGCGGCAGGTATTAATACGCTGGGGCTGTTCCCTTCTTTACGGCCTATCCATCCGGGCAGATGGGGACCGCTCGGAAAAAAAGCCGGTTATTTGGAAAGCCATACCGATAACCTGGATGTCATAACACCAGATATCGTTGCCGAAAAAATTGCTACATGGTATGATAATAAATTCAGCAATGTATAA
- the meaB gene encoding methylmalonyl Co-A mutase-associated GTPase MeaB, with protein sequence MNLHQNIVGQLNFRVIARALTIVENDLNGSGALLKSLKLDKNCPVIGITGPPGAGKSTLVNGIIDILLRAEKKVAVLAIDPTSPFNFGSLLGDRIRMASHFNHPDVFIRSLATRGSLGGLSAKTIEMADVLRASGFDYVLIETVGVGQSEIEITGLADITLVVLVPEAGDEIQHIKSGLMEIADAFIINKADREGADVFSNNLKKIIGHSVDGPPPIFKTIASQNQGLGDIAAFIQHTNLKQNNRRKLLLTEKVYKLIQQKMMTGIDKKKLQLDIAKALEAGNFNLYSFVDTYV encoded by the coding sequence TTGAACTTGCATCAAAATATCGTTGGTCAATTAAATTTTCGTGTAATTGCGCGCGCGTTAACTATCGTTGAGAATGATCTTAATGGCAGCGGTGCATTGCTTAAAAGCCTTAAGCTTGATAAAAACTGCCCGGTTATTGGCATCACGGGTCCACCGGGTGCAGGTAAAAGCACCCTGGTAAACGGTATTATTGATATACTTTTAAGAGCTGAAAAAAAAGTAGCTGTACTGGCCATTGACCCCACATCGCCGTTTAATTTTGGCTCATTGCTTGGTGACAGGATCAGGATGGCATCCCATTTTAATCATCCCGATGTTTTTATCCGATCATTAGCCACACGGGGCTCTTTAGGCGGCTTGTCAGCAAAAACTATTGAGATGGCCGATGTGCTAAGGGCCTCCGGGTTCGATTATGTGCTGATTGAAACAGTAGGCGTAGGTCAGTCTGAAATTGAAATTACCGGCCTTGCCGATATTACGCTGGTTGTATTGGTGCCTGAGGCAGGCGACGAGATCCAGCATATTAAATCGGGCTTGATGGAAATTGCTGATGCTTTTATTATCAATAAAGCTGATCGGGAAGGGGCCGATGTTTTTTCCAATAACTTAAAAAAGATCATTGGACACAGCGTTGATGGGCCGCCGCCCATTTTTAAAACTATAGCGTCTCAAAACCAGGGGCTCGGGGATATAGCCGCCTTTATACAACACACCAATTTAAAGCAAAACAACAGGCGTAAATTGCTGCTGACCGAAAAAGTATACAAACTTATTCAACAAAAAATGATGACTGGAATCGATAAAAAAAAGCTTCAGCTTGATATAGCTAAAGCTTTGGAGGCCGGAAATTTTAACCTGTATAGTTTTGTGGATACTTATGTATAG
- a CDS encoding aminopeptidase P N-terminal domain-containing protein: protein MKYLPIKNSLFTNNRKNFVSRTKPNSIAIFHANDEFPRSGDQAFMFKQNPDFFYLTGIDQEQSILVLYPDCPNKAYREVLFLRQTNEHIAIWEGHKYTKEEAREASGIESIFWLNEYDTILHSIINYSENIYINTNENDRYAHTVPYRDYRMYEALKLKYPLHNYTRSAPILRDLRVIKSDIEIELTQKACDITRDAFVRILKYIKPGVTEYEIEAEIIHEFIRQRATGHAYNPIIASGANAIVLHYNDNNQVCNKGDVILLDFGAEYGNYNADMTRSIPVSGRFTERQRQVYNAVLKVMREATKLIVAGTIWNDYQEEVGKIMTGELISLGLLDRHDVEKQDKNAPLYKKYFMHGTSHHLGLDVHDYASRYKPFEAGNILTCEPGIYIAAEGLGIRLENNILITSTGNIDLMGSIPVEAEHIEEIMNS from the coding sequence ATGAAATATCTGCCGATAAAAAATAGCTTATTTACAAATAATAGAAAAAATTTCGTTTCAAGAACAAAACCCAATTCAATCGCTATTTTTCATGCCAATGACGAGTTCCCGCGCAGTGGTGATCAGGCATTTATGTTTAAACAAAACCCGGATTTTTTTTACCTAACGGGCATTGATCAGGAACAAAGCATCCTGGTTTTGTACCCCGATTGTCCTAATAAAGCATACAGAGAAGTACTTTTTTTAAGACAAACCAACGAACATATAGCCATTTGGGAGGGCCACAAATACACTAAAGAGGAAGCACGCGAAGCATCGGGCATTGAAAGTATTTTTTGGCTGAATGAATATGATACCATACTCCATAGCATTATTAACTATAGCGAAAATATTTACATCAACACTAATGAAAATGACAGGTACGCCCATACTGTTCCATATCGCGATTACCGCATGTATGAAGCTCTTAAATTAAAGTACCCGCTTCATAATTACACCCGTTCGGCGCCAATTTTACGCGATCTCAGGGTAATAAAGTCAGATATCGAAATAGAGCTCACACAAAAAGCCTGTGATATTACACGTGATGCTTTTGTACGTATTTTAAAATATATCAAACCCGGTGTAACCGAGTATGAAATTGAAGCTGAGATTATTCATGAATTCATCAGGCAGCGTGCTACGGGCCATGCTTACAATCCCATTATTGCTTCGGGCGCCAACGCTATTGTGCTACATTATAATGATAATAACCAGGTATGTAACAAGGGTGATGTAATACTGCTTGATTTTGGTGCCGAATATGGCAACTATAATGCTGATATGACCCGGTCAATACCAGTTAGCGGCCGTTTCACTGAGCGTCAGCGCCAGGTTTATAATGCCGTTTTAAAGGTGATGCGGGAAGCTACAAAACTCATTGTGGCAGGCACCATATGGAATGACTACCAGGAGGAAGTTGGTAAAATCATGACGGGAGAACTTATCAGCCTGGGCTTGCTTGACAGGCATGATGTTGAAAAACAGGATAAGAACGCACCACTGTATAAAAAATACTTCATGCATGGCACCTCGCATCACCTGGGCCTGGATGTTCATGACTATGCAAGCCGATATAAACCTTTTGAGGCAGGGAATATACTAACCTGCGAGCCAGGAATTTACATTGCAGCAGAGGGGTTGGGTATCCGCCTCGAAAACAATATCCTCATTACCAGCACCGGTAATATAGATTTAATGGGCAGCATCCCGGTTGAAGCAGAACACATTGAAGAAATTATGAACAGTTAA
- a CDS encoding OmpA family protein: MNYSTLKKTVALSFASLMVAGLANAQTDSTKTTATTTSSETSTAKVFGGLGQYRKFSIGVNGGVTSQSLATGGSSDFQKKKLSLGYGISLKEQLAHSFALQLDLNGGKIKGENDGTGGTYRDSYVSYDTKFWQGSLSAVVNVATIDFIRRKNAVNFYFKGGFGLAMYDPTITRINNGTQVTGHFKNNGTDGTHYVKELVIPVGAGVKFRLSDAVALDLGYTQNYVDGDNLDGFNRKYPTKDHYSYGYAGLEFTLGSKSKPVLEWVNPVAMMYDELYDAALRQEVEALKGRVANVETAVNDLKKDSDGDGVADQFDKCPGTAAGSVVDGSGCVIVFPKADSTAAPAATAYSNIQFEFDSSVLRTSSYPVLDATSADLRSSGSAVEVDGFASSEGTAAHNLSLSKDRANSVKTYLVNSGVDAKKVKVKGYGETNPIADNSTEEGRVLNRRVQFKKK; encoded by the coding sequence ATGAATTATTCTACATTAAAGAAAACAGTCGCATTGTCATTTGCTTCTTTGATGGTTGCAGGTTTGGCGAACGCGCAAACCGATTCAACCAAAACAACGGCAACTACAACGTCATCTGAAACCTCAACCGCTAAGGTATTTGGTGGTTTAGGCCAGTACAGGAAATTTAGCATTGGTGTAAATGGTGGTGTTACCTCACAATCATTAGCAACCGGTGGTTCAAGCGATTTCCAAAAGAAAAAACTTAGCCTTGGTTATGGTATTTCATTGAAAGAGCAATTAGCACATTCTTTTGCTTTACAATTAGACCTGAACGGCGGTAAAATTAAAGGCGAAAATGATGGTACCGGCGGTACTTATCGTGATAGTTATGTTAGCTATGATACCAAATTTTGGCAGGGAAGCTTAAGTGCGGTTGTTAACGTTGCTACTATCGATTTCATTCGTCGTAAAAATGCTGTTAACTTCTACTTTAAAGGTGGTTTTGGTTTAGCGATGTACGATCCAACTATTACAAGGATTAACAATGGAACCCAAGTAACCGGTCATTTCAAAAACAACGGTACTGATGGTACCCATTACGTAAAGGAATTGGTTATCCCTGTAGGTGCAGGTGTGAAATTCCGTTTAAGCGATGCCGTTGCTTTAGATTTAGGTTATACTCAAAATTATGTTGACGGTGATAACCTTGATGGTTTCAATAGGAAGTATCCTACTAAAGACCACTACTCATACGGTTACGCTGGTTTAGAATTCACTTTAGGTTCAAAATCAAAGCCAGTATTGGAGTGGGTTAACCCGGTTGCTATGATGTATGACGAACTGTATGATGCAGCTTTGCGTCAGGAAGTTGAAGCTTTAAAAGGCCGTGTTGCTAACGTTGAAACTGCTGTTAACGACCTGAAAAAAGACTCTGACGGTGACGGTGTTGCTGATCAGTTTGACAAATGCCCAGGTACTGCTGCAGGTAGCGTAGTTGATGGTTCTGGTTGCGTTATCGTATTCCCTAAAGCTGATTCAACTGCTGCTCCGGCTGCTACTGCTTACTCAAACATCCAGTTTGAATTTGACAGCTCAGTATTACGTACTTCATCTTACCCAGTGTTAGATGCAACTTCAGCTGATTTGCGTTCATCTGGTTCAGCTGTTGAAGTTGACGGTTTCGCTTCATCTGAAGGTACTGCTGCTCACAACTTATCTTTATCAAAAGACCGTGCTAACTCAGTAAAAACTTACTTAGTTAACTCTGGTGTTGATGCTAAGAAAGTGAAAGTAAAAGGTTACGGTGAAACTAACCCAATTGCTGACAACTCAACTGAAGAAGGCCGCGTACTTAACCGTCGTGTTCAATTCAAAAAGAAATAA
- a CDS encoding DUF6728 family protein → MYFFRKKDPNRPDNFNLRVMHFINALAIIMFLAGIIWKLVQVFILKK, encoded by the coding sequence ATGTATTTCTTCAGAAAAAAAGACCCTAACAGACCTGATAATTTTAATTTGAGGGTAATGCATTTTATCAATGCATTGGCTATAATTATGTTCCTGGCCGGGATTATCTGGAAACTGGTACAGGTATTTATACTTAAAAAATGA
- a CDS encoding RidA family protein → MKTIINTNNAPAPIGPYSQATLAGGFLFVSGQIPIDPLSGELIGSDIKAEAAQVMENIKAILTEAGLGFDNIVKTSIFLTDLQNFVQVNEVYGTYFTADFPARETIQVSALPKGVNVEISVIAVK, encoded by the coding sequence ATGAAAACAATCATCAATACCAACAATGCACCTGCCCCTATAGGGCCATATAGCCAGGCTACTTTAGCCGGCGGTTTTTTATTTGTTTCGGGCCAGATTCCTATCGATCCGCTAAGCGGCGAACTTATCGGCAGTGACATCAAAGCTGAGGCTGCGCAGGTAATGGAAAATATCAAAGCTATTTTAACCGAAGCCGGTTTAGGTTTCGATAACATAGTAAAAACCAGTATCTTCTTAACCGATCTGCAAAATTTCGTACAGGTTAACGAAGTTTACGGAACCTATTTTACTGCCGATTTTCCGGCCCGAGAAACTATCCAGGTTTCAGCTTTGCCTAAGGGAGTAAATGTTGAGATCTCGGTTATCGCGGTTAAATAA